A part of Allocoleopsis franciscana PCC 7113 genomic DNA contains:
- a CDS encoding DUF4058 family protein, with amino-acid sequence MRSPFPGMNPYLENPELWSAVHNRLIVAMADDLVERLSENYRVEIEKRTYFSNDESVLVGIPDVAVLTGKTAEPTSSVATVSLPVQPEQVTVPVAEEVNERYLEIRDVATGTVVTVIELLSPKNKRSGEGRLAYERKRNRVLASATHLVEIDLLRGGKPFPIRSENLGDYRILICRGDRRPTGELYAFGLRQPIPPVPIPLMLGEEEPILELQPLLDRVYEKGRYYLAIDYKKPPQPPLSEEDTRWAETLLKGRLQG; translated from the coding sequence ATGCGTTCGCCATTTCCGGGAATGAACCCCTATCTGGAAAATCCTGAGCTGTGGTCAGCGGTGCATAACCGTTTGATTGTAGCGATGGCAGATGACTTGGTGGAGCGTCTCAGCGAGAACTATCGAGTCGAAATTGAAAAGCGGACTTACTTTAGTAACGATGAGAGCGTTTTAGTTGGCATTCCTGATGTTGCGGTGCTAACTGGCAAAACGGCAGAACCGACATCATCTGTTGCTACTGTGTCATTACCCGTTCAACCCGAGCAGGTGACAGTTCCAGTTGCCGAAGAAGTGAACGAGCGGTATCTGGAAATTCGAGACGTGGCGACTGGCACTGTTGTTACCGTCATTGAGCTTTTGTCTCCCAAAAATAAGCGCTCTGGGGAAGGGCGACTGGCTTATGAACGCAAACGAAATCGAGTTTTAGCCAGTGCGACTCATCTGGTGGAAATCGATTTGTTGCGAGGTGGCAAACCTTTTCCGATTAGAAGTGAAAACTTGGGGGATTATCGCATTCTAATTTGTCGAGGCGATCGGCGACCGACGGGGGAATTATATGCGTTTGGCTTGCGACAACCCATTCCCCCCGTGCCGATTCCGCTAATGTTGGGTGAAGAGGAGCCAATTTTAGAGTTACAACCGTTGCTCGATCGCGTTTACGAAAAAGGGCGGTATTATTTGGCAATTGATTACAAAAAGCCGCCACAACCGCCACTTTCTGAGGAAGATACTCGGTGGGCAGAAACGTTATTGAAAGGGCGATTGCAAGGCTAA
- a CDS encoding Uma2 family endonuclease, whose protein sequence is METLTLNVPPAVGLTDEQFYQLCVANQEWRLELTAQGELIIMPPTGGESGISNAGLTAKLYNWNEQTQLGKVFDSSTEFRLPNGAKRSPDASWVILERWDALPAQDRKRFPPLCPDFVIELRSETDSLKDLRAKMQEYQANGARLGWLIDPQTPLVEIYRPNQAVETINFSFDQPPTLSGEDVLPGFVLDLTPILNP, encoded by the coding sequence ATGGAAACTCTGACTCTGAATGTACCCCCTGCTGTAGGTCTGACAGACGAGCAGTTTTATCAACTGTGTGTGGCTAATCAAGAATGGCGGTTGGAGCTAACGGCTCAAGGAGAACTGATAATTATGCCCCCAACGGGTGGCGAAAGCGGCATTAGCAACGCTGGTTTGACAGCTAAACTTTACAATTGGAATGAGCAAACCCAGTTGGGAAAAGTCTTCGACTCCTCCACTGAATTCCGATTACCCAATGGTGCCAAGCGTTCCCCCGATGCTTCCTGGGTGATACTAGAACGATGGGACGCCTTACCCGCTCAGGATAGAAAGCGCTTCCCTCCCCTCTGTCCAGACTTTGTAATCGAACTCCGTTCTGAAACGGATTCCTTAAAAGATCTACGAGCAAAAATGCAAGAGTACCAAGCTAACGGAGCACGCTTGGGCTGGCTGATTGACCCTCAAACACCCTTAGTTGAAATCTACCGACCCAATCAGGCTGTAGAAACGATTAACTTCTCCTTTGACCAACCACCTACTCTTTCTGGCGAAGACGTATTGCCTGGGTTTGTTCTCGATCTAACTCCCATCTTGAATCCTTGA
- a CDS encoding DUF6883 domain-containing protein gives MVFLPEDAIIAEEKLTNYLLVPLPKDDKSQFLARAGYTVDNWQQLEQDLRTQVLTQPAEQIEVNRYGEKYAIRACLRGINGVELNILTIWMVANGTTKFVTLVPDKGANQ, from the coding sequence ATGGTCTTCTTACCAGAGGATGCAATAATCGCAGAAGAAAAGCTAACCAACTACTTGCTTGTGCCGTTGCCGAAAGATGATAAATCGCAATTTCTTGCTAGAGCTGGGTACACAGTGGATAATTGGCAGCAACTTGAACAAGATCTACGTACTCAAGTCTTAACCCAACCTGCCGAACAAATTGAAGTTAATCGCTATGGTGAGAAGTATGCTATTCGTGCGTGTCTGCGAGGGATAAATGGGGTTGAACTCAATATCTTGACCATTTGGATGGTTGCAAACGGTACAACTAAATTTGTCACCCTAGTGCCAGACAAAGGAGCTAATCAATGA
- a CDS encoding DUF4926 domain-containing protein, whose amino-acid sequence MKIQHSLFSQVALVQDLPEHNLTRGDIATIVEHYPMPEGEEDGYSLEGFDVPQVTLEVAASQIIPISQWQQEEMILRKLRQLSKSRRLQLEDYLDFLLQKENTENVSV is encoded by the coding sequence ATGAAGATACAGCACTCCCTATTTTCCCAAGTTGCCCTAGTTCAGGATTTACCAGAACACAATCTGACGCGGGGAGATATTGCGACAATTGTGGAACATTACCCCATGCCGGAAGGGGAAGAGGATGGGTACAGTCTGGAAGGGTTTGATGTGCCTCAGGTGACGCTCGAAGTTGCCGCCTCGCAAATCATCCCAATCTCTCAGTGGCAGCAGGAAGAAATGATTTTACGCAAGTTACGCCAGCTATCAAAATCGAGGCGGCTGCAATTGGAAGACTATCTAGATTTTCTCTTGCAAAAAGAGAACACAGAGAATGTGAGTGTTTAA
- a CDS encoding nucleoside triphosphate pyrophosphohydrolase family protein: MNFREYQEQALKTDQIPDENKVIVPLLGLVGEAGTLLTEYKKFLRDGDAHKLFKDGIAEELGDLLWYIANVASKFELDLEEIAEGNLKKCLDRWGWRNSVQTGVKAIGYMFDRDFPEHERLPRQFVVEIAEVSQDSSVKMKAFIDGKKIGDDLTDNSYLSDGYRFHDVFHLSYAAVLGWSPVVRQLLGSRKRKSNPKVDEVEDGGRAKAIEEGISALIFSYAKDHSFLEGVSTLDYQLLRTIKNMTSYLEVAQCSLGDWEKAILIGYEVWRQVDKNRGGTVVVDLDARSLTYQVSCCPT, translated from the coding sequence ATGAATTTCCGCGAGTATCAAGAGCAAGCATTGAAGACTGATCAGATTCCCGACGAGAATAAAGTAATCGTACCCCTGCTTGGTTTGGTGGGTGAAGCAGGTACACTCCTTACAGAGTATAAAAAATTTCTCCGTGACGGAGATGCTCATAAACTCTTCAAAGACGGTATTGCAGAAGAATTGGGTGATTTGCTTTGGTATATTGCCAACGTAGCAAGCAAGTTTGAGCTTGATTTGGAAGAAATTGCAGAAGGTAATCTTAAAAAGTGTCTTGACCGCTGGGGATGGAGAAATTCTGTACAAACAGGTGTTAAAGCCATAGGATATATGTTTGATAGGGACTTTCCAGAACACGAACGTTTACCACGGCAGTTTGTGGTAGAGATTGCTGAGGTAAGTCAAGATAGTTCGGTGAAGATGAAGGCATTCATCGACGGAAAAAAGATTGGGGATGACCTCACCGATAACTCCTACTTAAGCGATGGCTACCGCTTTCACGACGTTTTCCATCTGTCCTATGCGGCAGTTTTGGGTTGGTCTCCGGTTGTCCGTCAACTACTGGGTAGCCGTAAACGCAAAAGTAATCCTAAAGTAGATGAGGTTGAAGACGGCGGTCGAGCCAAGGCAATTGAGGAAGGTATATCAGCACTCATTTTCAGCTATGCCAAGGATCATTCTTTCTTGGAAGGAGTTTCCACACTTGATTACCAACTACTCAGAACTATAAAGAATATGACCTCCTACTTAGAAGTTGCTCAGTGTTCACTGGGAGATTGGGAGAAAGCAATTCTTATAGGGTATGAAGTATGGCGGCAGGTAGATAAAAATCGAGGAGGAACAGTCGTTGTTGATCTTGATGCACGTTCCCTAACATATCAAGTATCATGCTGCCCTACATAG